In one window of Phyllopteryx taeniolatus isolate TA_2022b chromosome 23, UOR_Ptae_1.2, whole genome shotgun sequence DNA:
- the npy2rl gene encoding neuropeptide Y receptor Y2, like isoform X1: MDWVNDERDPPAAANLSYHGDSYDDSAADAAAPWAEGPAFPEDPTQLPGVQVSAGSMPERSAAHRRRRVSRSWQVVLIAAYSAIILLGLVGNSLVIYVIYRFKSLRTVTNFFIANLAVADLLVNALCLPFTLVYTLQGEWQFGGALCFLVPFAQGLAVHVSTLTLNVIALDRHRCIVHHLETRMRKDTCFGVIALTWLLSAALASPLAIFREYGSFTLGPGHSIQVCTEKWPGSSTDGTVYSVAMLVLQYFLPLAIISFAYARIWSKLRGHVSPAEGGGDGASAGSERHRRRRKTTKMLVTMVAVFAVSWLPYHAFQLATDIDSSVPDMPHFRLLYTLFHVVAMCSTFANPLLYGWMNRNYRAAFLAAFKFRCRGGRRARKDAGGGGRTKMAEGRREVASTCLNATDV, from the exons ATGGACTGGGTCAACGACGAGCGGGACCCTCCCGCGGCCGCGAACCTCAGTTACCATGGCGACAGCTACGACGACTCCGCGGCAGACGCGGCGGCCCCTTGGGCGGAAGGGCCCGCCTTCCCCGAAGACCCCACCCAACTGCCCGGCGTGCAGGTGAGTGCCGGGTCGATGCCTGAGCGGTCTGCGGCCCACCGACGCCGGCGTGTTTCTCGCTCGTGGCAGGTCGTCCTGATCGCGGCCTACAGCGCCATTATCCTGCTGGGGCTCGTGGGGAATTCTCTGGTCATCTACGTCATCTATCGCTTCAAGTCGCTGCGCACCGTCACCAACTTCTTCATCGCCAACTTGGCAGTCG CCGACCTGCTGGTGAACGCGCTGTGTCTGCCGTTCACGCTGGTCTACACGCTTCAGGGCGAGTGGCAGTTCGGCGGCGCCCTCTGCTTCCTGGTGCCCTTCGCCCAGGGCCTCGCCGTTCACGTTTCTACTCTGACCCTCAACGTCATCGCGCTGGATCGCCACAG GTGCATCGTTCACCACCTGGAGACCAGGATGCGGAAGGACACGTGCTTCGGGGTCATAGCGCTCACGTGGCTGCTGAGCGCAGCGCTCGCCAGCCCCCTCGCCATCTTCCGAGAGTACGGATCCTTCACGCTGGGACCGGGACACAGCATCCAG GTGTGCACAGAGAAGTGGCCCGGCTCCAGCACGGACGGGACGGTCTACAGTGTCGCCATGCTGGTGCTGCAGTACTTCCTTCCGCTTGCCATTATTTCCTTCGCCTACGCCCGCATCTGGTCCAAGCTGCGAGGTCACGTCAGCCCGGCAGAGGGCGGGGGCGACGGAGCGTCCGCGGGGTCCGagcgccaccgccgccgccgcaagACCACCAAAATGCTGGTGACCATGGTGGCGGTGTTCGCCGTCAGTTGGCTCCCCTACCACGCCTTCCAGCTCGCCACCGACATCGACAGCAGCGTGCCGGACATGCCGCACTTCCGCCTGCTCTACACCCTTTTCCACGTGGTGGCCATGTGCTCCACCTTTGCCAACCCGCTGCTCTACGGATGGATGAACCGCAACTACCGCGCTGCCTTCCTCGCCGCCTTCAAGTTCAGGTGCAGAGGGGGGCGGCGTGCGCGCAAAGACGCAGGAGGCGGAGGGAGGACGAAGATGGCAGAGGGGAGGCGGGAAGTCGCCTCCACCTGCCTCAACGCTACTGACGTGTGA
- the npy2rl gene encoding neuropeptide Y receptor Y2, like isoform X2 encodes MDWVNDERDPPAAANLSYHGDSYDDSAADAAAPWAEGPAFPEDPTQLPGVQVVLIAAYSAIILLGLVGNSLVIYVIYRFKSLRTVTNFFIANLAVADLLVNALCLPFTLVYTLQGEWQFGGALCFLVPFAQGLAVHVSTLTLNVIALDRHRCIVHHLETRMRKDTCFGVIALTWLLSAALASPLAIFREYGSFTLGPGHSIQVCTEKWPGSSTDGTVYSVAMLVLQYFLPLAIISFAYARIWSKLRGHVSPAEGGGDGASAGSERHRRRRKTTKMLVTMVAVFAVSWLPYHAFQLATDIDSSVPDMPHFRLLYTLFHVVAMCSTFANPLLYGWMNRNYRAAFLAAFKFRCRGGRRARKDAGGGGRTKMAEGRREVASTCLNATDV; translated from the exons ATGGACTGGGTCAACGACGAGCGGGACCCTCCCGCGGCCGCGAACCTCAGTTACCATGGCGACAGCTACGACGACTCCGCGGCAGACGCGGCGGCCCCTTGGGCGGAAGGGCCCGCCTTCCCCGAAGACCCCACCCAACTGCCCGGCGTGCAG GTCGTCCTGATCGCGGCCTACAGCGCCATTATCCTGCTGGGGCTCGTGGGGAATTCTCTGGTCATCTACGTCATCTATCGCTTCAAGTCGCTGCGCACCGTCACCAACTTCTTCATCGCCAACTTGGCAGTCG CCGACCTGCTGGTGAACGCGCTGTGTCTGCCGTTCACGCTGGTCTACACGCTTCAGGGCGAGTGGCAGTTCGGCGGCGCCCTCTGCTTCCTGGTGCCCTTCGCCCAGGGCCTCGCCGTTCACGTTTCTACTCTGACCCTCAACGTCATCGCGCTGGATCGCCACAG GTGCATCGTTCACCACCTGGAGACCAGGATGCGGAAGGACACGTGCTTCGGGGTCATAGCGCTCACGTGGCTGCTGAGCGCAGCGCTCGCCAGCCCCCTCGCCATCTTCCGAGAGTACGGATCCTTCACGCTGGGACCGGGACACAGCATCCAG GTGTGCACAGAGAAGTGGCCCGGCTCCAGCACGGACGGGACGGTCTACAGTGTCGCCATGCTGGTGCTGCAGTACTTCCTTCCGCTTGCCATTATTTCCTTCGCCTACGCCCGCATCTGGTCCAAGCTGCGAGGTCACGTCAGCCCGGCAGAGGGCGGGGGCGACGGAGCGTCCGCGGGGTCCGagcgccaccgccgccgccgcaagACCACCAAAATGCTGGTGACCATGGTGGCGGTGTTCGCCGTCAGTTGGCTCCCCTACCACGCCTTCCAGCTCGCCACCGACATCGACAGCAGCGTGCCGGACATGCCGCACTTCCGCCTGCTCTACACCCTTTTCCACGTGGTGGCCATGTGCTCCACCTTTGCCAACCCGCTGCTCTACGGATGGATGAACCGCAACTACCGCGCTGCCTTCCTCGCCGCCTTCAAGTTCAGGTGCAGAGGGGGGCGGCGTGCGCGCAAAGACGCAGGAGGCGGAGGGAGGACGAAGATGGCAGAGGGGAGGCGGGAAGTCGCCTCCACCTGCCTCAACGCTACTGACGTGTGA
- the LOC133472748 gene encoding lecithin retinol acyltransferase-like, with protein MLDALAFLLDKLALFFVTCAPPPERERVYRRGDLLEVPRTLFTHFGIYVGDGRVAHLIPDILPAVTSDARRLRSKVTSARLLLGVLAKRASVRVDSVEDFAYGASVRLNTHAMERAAGSRGQPDAEEAARRAERLLGSAPYSLLWNNCEHFVTWCRYGAARSLQTEQFCQWLKSLIRDQRNAVLAGLLGLLCLACLGVSSGTALPAVFIPFTLWMAS; from the exons ATGCTGGACGCGCTCGCCTTCCTGCTGGACAAATTGGCGTTGTTCTTCGTGACGTGCGCGCCGCCGCCGGAGCGCGAGCGCGTCTACCGGCGCGGAGACTTGCTGGAGGTGCCGCGCACGCTCTTCACGCATTTCGGCATCTACGTGGGCGACGGCCGCGTGGCGCACCTCATCCCGGACATCCTCCCGGCCGTCACGTCGGACGCGCGCCGCCTCCGCAGCAAAGTGACCAGCGCGCGCCTGCTGCTCGGCGTGCTCGCCAAGCGCGCGAGCGTGCGCGTGGACTCCGTGGAGGACTTCGCGTACGGCGCCAGCGTCCGGCTCAACACGCACGCCATGGAGCGCGCCGCCGGTAGCCGCGGCCAGCCCGACGCCGAGGAGGCGGCGAGGCGGGCGGAGCGCCTGCTCGGCAGCGCCCCCTACAGCCTGCTGTGGAACAACTGCGAGCATTTCGTCACGTGGTGCCGCTACGGAGCGGCGCGCAGCCTGCAGACGGAGCAG TTCTGCCAGTGGTTGAAGTCTCTGATCCGAGACCAGAGGAACGCGGTTCTGGCGGGGCTGCTGGGCCTCCTGTGCCTGGCCTGCTTGGGCGTGTCCTCCGGGACCGCGCTGCCCGCCGTCTTCATCCCCTTCACGCTCTGGATGGCCAGCTAA